In Selenomonadales bacterium, the following proteins share a genomic window:
- the rplI gene encoding 50S ribosomal protein L9, protein MKVILLQDVKKLGKKDDIIEVSEAYARNVLLAKKVAIEATPANLNNIKQKKGSEARKAQIQAEEAVLLGAQLKKVTVTIPVKIGEGGKLFGSVTGKDVADALEKQCQITIDKRKIEIDGTVRGEGTYTATIKVHPEVTSRVTVNIVKA, encoded by the coding sequence GGATGTTAAAAAATTAGGTAAAAAAGACGATATCATCGAGGTATCGGAAGCGTATGCACGCAACGTACTTCTCGCGAAAAAAGTAGCGATCGAAGCAACGCCTGCCAACCTCAACAATATCAAACAGAAAAAAGGTTCCGAAGCACGCAAAGCACAGATCCAGGCAGAAGAAGCCGTGCTTCTCGGCGCACAGCTGAAAAAGGTAACGGTGACGATCCCTGTGAAGATCGGTGAAGGCGGCAAGCTGTTCGGTTCGGTAACGGGCAAAGACGTTGCCGATGCGCTTGAAAAACAGTGCCAAATTACGATCGACAAACGCAAGATCGAGATCGATGGTACGGTACGCGGTGAAGGCACGTACACGGCTACCATCAAGGTTCACCCCGAGGTGACGAGCCGGGTTACGGTGAACATCGTCAAAGCGTAG